One region of Miscanthus floridulus cultivar M001 chromosome 19, ASM1932011v1, whole genome shotgun sequence genomic DNA includes:
- the LOC136529809 gene encoding uncharacterized protein, with amino-acid sequence MAPAFGRSISFPLSPARSSSSSSTTKKQARHVRSISLPTCRAHPLLAHLHATTCAVRTWATTAGADPCTTTSTPSAGLAHLDALHAALAELLVLPEPRAALATATAFSDRLLDGLLALADAYGAFRETLVDLRRHAAEARAALRRRDAARLASAVRAQRSAEKDLARLASSARAAARLPLLPVAPAATTVAEVEVSGVLAEALATAASASAAVFSALEAVSSAATSATASASSKKPAATATLMSLVTRSSKAAAASDEDKELTALEKMEQLDECIAEMEAGSDKVFRRVLHTRVALLNIRTHTC; translated from the coding sequence ATGGCGCCCGCCTTCGGCCGCTCCATCTCCTTCCCGCTGAGCCCggcgcgctcctcctcctcctcctccacaaccAAGAAACAGGCGCGCCACGTGCGTTCCATCAGCCTCCCGACCTGCCGCGCCCACCCGCTGCTCGCGCACCTCCACGCCACCACCTGCGCCGTCCGcacctgggccaccaccgccggcgccgacccgtgcaccaccacctccaccccgTCCGCGGGCCTCGCCCACCTCGATGCGCTCCACGCCGCGCTGGCCGAGCTCCTCGTGCTCCCGGAGCCCCGCGCCGCGCTCGCCACCGCCACGGCCTTCTCGGACCGCCTCCTGGACGGCCTGCTCGCCCTCGCAGACGCGTACGGCGCGTTCCGGGAGACCCTCGTCGACCTAAGGCGCCACGCCGCCGAGGCCCGAGCCGCGCTGCGGCGCCGTGACGCGGCGCGCCTCGCGTCGGCCGTCCGCGCCCAGCGCAGCGCCGAGAAGGACCTCGCACGCCTCGCGTCctccgcgcgcgccgccgccagaCTCCCTCTGCTCCCCGTGGCGCCCGCGGCCACCACCGTCGCCGAGGTCGAGGTGTCCGGGGTGCTCGCCGAGGCCCTGGCCACCGCGGCGTCCGCGTCCGCGGCCGTGTTCTCCGCGCTCGAGGCCGTCTCGTCCGCCGCCACCTCCGCCACCGCGTCTGCTTCCTCCAAGAAACCTGCGGCCACGGCGACGCTCATGTCTCTGGTCACCAGGAGCAGcaaggccgccgccgcctccgacgAGGACAAGGAGCTGACCGCGCTGGAGAAGATGGAGCAGCTTGACGAGTGCATCGCCGAGATGGAAGCCGGGAGTGACAAGGTGTTCAGGCGCGTCCTGCACACTAGGGTTGCACTGCTCAACATTCGCACCCACACATGCTGA